The Candidatus Nitrosotenuis cloacae genome contains a region encoding:
- the tatC gene encoding twin-arginine translocase subunit TatC: MSELHGIYAHLAELKGRVTRIVIAVGIIIAFILTFRAEPATLGGIPLYYPVPDPFHNIAAQITNHMRETLVPDGVQLIQTAPGQAFYAQVYIATLVGIAASMPIIVRELTAFIKPALSDGEAGAVRSIALPAIALFVTGAVFAYIAVIPFMLDFLYQYGEAAGLVTFLNVMDFITFVLQFVIAFGVAFQLPLIMYAATASGITDAKFWRRNIRYAIVILVVIGAIVTPDGSGVTMWFISGPMIGLYLGGMVVLERREQKMKKLKK, translated from the coding sequence ATGTCAGAGTTGCACGGAATCTATGCACACTTGGCTGAGCTCAAGGGAAGAGTGACTAGAATAGTCATCGCAGTCGGAATAATCATTGCATTCATACTTACATTTAGGGCAGAACCGGCCACATTAGGCGGAATTCCTCTGTACTATCCGGTTCCAGACCCGTTTCACAATATCGCAGCACAGATTACAAATCACATGAGGGAGACGCTGGTCCCAGATGGAGTGCAGCTTATTCAGACGGCGCCGGGCCAGGCATTCTATGCGCAGGTGTACATTGCGACACTTGTCGGCATAGCAGCATCTATGCCGATAATAGTAAGGGAGCTTACGGCATTCATCAAGCCGGCCCTCTCAGACGGCGAGGCCGGTGCGGTCCGCTCAATTGCGCTTCCTGCAATCGCATTGTTTGTGACGGGAGCAGTCTTTGCATATATTGCAGTCATCCCGTTCATGCTCGACTTTTTGTACCAGTATGGAGAGGCAGCAGGACTTGTTACTTTTCTCAATGTCATGGACTTTATCACGTTTGTACTGCAGTTTGTGATTGCGTTCGGTGTGGCGTTTCAGCTCCCCCTTATCATGTACGCCGCAACGGCATCAGGGATAACCGATGCCAAGTTCTGGCGCAGGAACATCAGGTATGCAATAGTGATACTAGTGGTAATAGGGGCAATAGTTACGCCCGATGGGAGCGGAGTTACCATGTGGTTCATCTCAGGCCCAATGATTGGGCTGTACCTTGGAGGCATGGTAGTACTTGAGCGACGCGAGCAGAAGATGAAAAAATTAAAAAAGTAA
- a CDS encoding twin-arginine translocase TatA/TatE family subunit, giving the protein MMQSVANLIAGQEWIFIIVAAAILIFGAKKIPELARTLGKSRTEYEKGKIEAEKELKDLKEKKD; this is encoded by the coding sequence ATGATGCAAAGCGTCGCAAACCTAATCGCAGGTCAGGAATGGATCTTCATCATAGTAGCTGCGGCCATCTTGATATTTGGCGCAAAAAAGATTCCAGAGCTTGCAAGAACGCTTGGCAAGTCAAGAACCGAATACGAAAAGGGCAAGATAGAGGCAGAAAAAGAACTCAAGGACCTAAAAGAAAAGAAAGACTAG
- a CDS encoding DUF6659 family protein, with protein sequence MNAYKHAPLIHVVEDIISLDPAMRFAAIIDLKGNILESIMKDGKTSLKSQKEEEHFCVQVAQRRKMRQEFDKTLGKVRFVNVEREKVTQIVLYPKRKTVYFTLEPEVSAKKKLLIINRVKKMTSHL encoded by the coding sequence ATGAACGCATACAAGCACGCGCCACTGATTCACGTAGTGGAGGACATTATATCGTTGGATCCTGCCATGCGATTTGCCGCAATCATCGACCTGAAGGGAAACATACTGGAATCCATCATGAAGGATGGCAAGACCTCGCTAAAGTCTCAAAAAGAAGAGGAGCACTTTTGCGTCCAGGTGGCGCAGAGGCGTAAGATGAGGCAGGAGTTTGACAAGACTCTTGGAAAGGTACGCTTTGTCAACGTAGAGCGGGAAAAGGTGACCCAGATTGTCCTATACCCGAAGAGAAAGACCGTCTACTTTACCCTGGAGCCTGAAGTCAGCGCCAAAAAGAAACTACTGATAATCAACCGAGTCAAAAAGATGACCTCGCACCTTTGA
- a CDS encoding response regulator, which yields MMYNVPTAIVVDDDRDTVDLFCEYLSIINIKVLGRGHNGLEAVELYEKYKPDIVFLDLLMPDYDGLFGLENIREINPDAYVVFITAVVDKGRKDKIENLRPNHIIHKPFDPDQFVQIVSEVNAIKSGQKAQLH from the coding sequence ATGATGTATAACGTACCCACTGCAATAGTTGTGGATGACGATCGCGACACAGTAGACCTGTTCTGCGAATATTTGAGCATCATTAACATCAAGGTTCTTGGGCGAGGCCACAACGGACTTGAGGCAGTGGAACTGTATGAAAAATACAAGCCTGACATTGTATTTTTGGATCTTTTAATGCCTGACTATGACGGGTTGTTCGGCCTTGAGAACATACGCGAGATAAACCCTGATGCCTACGTCGTGTTCATCACTGCAGTAGTTGACAAGGGCCGCAAGGATAAAATCGAGAACCTGCGACCAAACCACATCATCCACAAGCCGTTTGATCCAGACCAGTTCGTTCAGATCGTATCTGAGGTTAACGCGATAAAGTCAGGACAAAAGGCACAACTGCACTGA
- a CDS encoding sensor histidine kinase, which produces METKNPAEDPVDQKVESIKKARFNANLKFLQDDVFNKTEFDTLGKEFESDKIGQEVSGLLYQYEKQKMVMVQRQIQEEKTLVQELNQKIETNIAKFVNLESRLKQKQGELETEVRIKTQKLIEAERLAAIGELSSRLAHDLKNPLSVLKVITDLLKWTNKDNTDANFVHRLEAANAAIFRMTHQIDNVLDFVKDANLSKEPTTIHEIIKLALSKIPDKTGIALNVQSQDVDLVCDKQKMAVVFSNILLNSMQAMKNSGSISIKFYPKGEDVVIEFEDSGPGIEENIISKIFEPLFTTKQEGTGLGLATCKNLVNNHGGTIFVKNNPTTFTVILPRAA; this is translated from the coding sequence ATGGAGACAAAAAACCCCGCGGAGGATCCGGTAGATCAAAAGGTGGAGAGCATAAAAAAAGCGCGATTCAACGCCAACCTGAAATTCCTTCAAGATGATGTTTTTAACAAAACCGAGTTTGACACACTTGGCAAAGAGTTCGAGTCAGACAAGATAGGCCAAGAGGTATCAGGACTGCTGTACCAGTATGAAAAACAAAAGATGGTGATGGTGCAAAGACAAATCCAAGAAGAAAAGACACTCGTACAGGAACTGAACCAAAAGATAGAGACAAACATTGCAAAGTTCGTCAATCTGGAATCAAGACTAAAGCAGAAACAGGGAGAGCTTGAAACCGAGGTGCGCATCAAAACGCAAAAGCTAATCGAGGCCGAGCGACTTGCGGCAATAGGTGAGCTATCATCTAGACTTGCACACGACCTGAAAAACCCGCTCTCTGTACTCAAAGTGATCACCGACTTGCTAAAGTGGACCAACAAGGACAACACCGATGCCAACTTTGTGCATCGACTGGAAGCGGCAAACGCTGCAATATTCAGAATGACACATCAGATAGACAACGTGCTTGACTTTGTAAAGGATGCAAATCTGAGCAAGGAGCCTACGACAATTCATGAAATAATAAAGCTGGCACTGAGCAAAATCCCAGATAAAACTGGAATAGCGCTGAACGTTCAATCCCAAGACGTCGACCTTGTATGCGACAAGCAAAAGATGGCAGTAGTATTCTCAAACATATTGCTCAACTCGATGCAGGCAATGAAGAACAGCGGTTCAATCTCGATCAAGTTCTATCCAAAAGGCGAGGATGTGGTAATAGAGTTTGAGGACTCGGGCCCTGGAATCGAAGAAAACATCATCTCCAAAATATTTGAGCCATTATTCACTACAAAGCAGGAGGGCACGGGACTTGGACTTGCCACGTGCAAAAATCTGGTTAACAATCACGGTGGCACAATATTTGTGAAAAACAACCCGACCACGTTTACCGTCATACTCCCGAGGGCAGCCTGA
- a CDS encoding DUF5615 family PIN-like protein yields MKILVDEMDDGWDEKLKGLGYDAYSVKKLISEGKKLHTDYSVINYARENDMILITRDTESGQACIENNLPCILLDNNEIFKIILDKLKSFSQD; encoded by the coding sequence ATGAAGATACTAGTCGACGAGATGGATGACGGCTGGGATGAAAAACTCAAGGGTCTGGGGTATGATGCATATTCTGTCAAAAAACTCATCAGCGAGGGCAAGAAACTGCACACCGACTATTCGGTCATAAACTATGCACGTGAGAATGACATGATACTGATAACAAGGGACACCGAAAGCGGGCAGGCATGCATTGAGAACAACCTGCCTTGCATACTGCTTGACAACAACGAGATCTTTAAGATAATCCTGGATAAGCTCAAGAGTTTCTCGCAAGATTAG
- the purQ gene encoding phosphoribosylformylglycinamidine synthase subunit PurQ, with protein sequence MKVGVVVFPGSNCDRDMFHVLKDVFKLDVSYFWHEDKLPKDLDAVVLPGGFSYGDRLRAGVIAAHSPVIADIKKMADKGLPVLGVCNGFQILVESGLLPGVLLKNTSLNFMCRWTELIVENNKTPFTRQFKLKQRIPIPIANGEGRYYVDKATLATLKKNNQIVFRYSENINDSIFAIAGICNKAGNVVGMMPHPERAVEADINPKDTRPSNMIFESLIATVGARR encoded by the coding sequence GTGAAGGTCGGCGTCGTAGTCTTTCCGGGCAGCAACTGCGATCGCGACATGTTCCATGTACTAAAGGACGTTTTCAAATTAGATGTGAGTTATTTCTGGCACGAGGACAAGCTTCCAAAGGACCTTGACGCAGTAGTCCTCCCAGGAGGGTTTTCATACGGCGACAGACTCCGTGCCGGAGTGATTGCGGCACACAGCCCCGTCATAGCGGACATAAAAAAGATGGCAGACAAGGGGCTTCCAGTTCTTGGCGTGTGCAACGGATTTCAGATACTGGTGGAATCTGGCTTGCTGCCCGGCGTTCTACTCAAAAACACGTCGCTGAATTTTATGTGCAGGTGGACGGAGCTGATAGTTGAGAACAACAAGACACCGTTCACCCGCCAGTTCAAGCTAAAGCAGAGAATACCGATCCCGATTGCAAACGGCGAGGGAAGGTACTATGTGGACAAGGCAACTCTGGCGACCCTGAAAAAGAACAACCAGATCGTGTTTCGGTACAGCGAGAACATCAATGATTCGATATTTGCAATAGCTGGAATCTGCAACAAGGCAGGAAACGTAGTTGGAATGATGCCGCACCCTGAGCGTGCAGTGGAGGCGGACATCAATCCAAAGGACACCCGGCCATCCAACATGATATTTGAGTCGTTAATTGCCACCGTTGGTGCAAGAAGATGA
- the purS gene encoding phosphoribosylformylglycinamidine synthase subunit PurS: protein MPIFEVQVIIENKAGMNDPEGETILNDLVLKGSYSTVKKIRSAKMLKFQISATTKESAEKTIRKLCDDLRIYNPMVSKVTLSVKSA from the coding sequence TTGCCCATCTTTGAAGTCCAGGTGATTATAGAAAACAAGGCGGGAATGAACGATCCGGAAGGCGAGACAATCCTAAACGATCTCGTCCTCAAGGGGAGCTACTCTACTGTCAAAAAAATCCGCTCAGCAAAGATGCTCAAGTTCCAGATAAGTGCTACCACAAAAGAGTCCGCAGAAAAGACAATAAGGAAACTCTGCGATGATCTTAGAATCTACAACCCGATGGTGAGCAAAGTCACACTCAGCGTAAAGTCTGCCTAG
- a CDS encoding cyclic nucleotide-binding/CBS domain-containing protein, protein MAQVRDIMNKHVITISKDKNCLEAATLLQEKDISFLVVTEGQNPIGIVSEADFVRKIVVKSRSPSEVPVSDIMSPKFRWVEPTTTIEDAVQKMLNNNIRRLIVLDEGKLAGVITQTDLAAHLRSKLLIDETVKSIGNND, encoded by the coding sequence ATGGCGCAAGTAAGGGACATCATGAACAAGCACGTCATCACCATCTCAAAGGACAAAAACTGTCTGGAGGCGGCAACGCTACTGCAGGAAAAGGACATCAGTTTCCTAGTCGTCACGGAGGGCCAAAACCCGATCGGAATAGTGAGCGAGGCGGACTTTGTCAGGAAGATAGTTGTAAAGAGCAGGTCGCCCTCGGAGGTTCCAGTATCGGACATAATGTCACCAAAGTTCAGGTGGGTTGAGCCGACCACCACAATCGAGGACGCAGTACAAAAGATGCTAAACAACAACATCCGCAGGCTGATAGTGCTTGATGAGGGCAAGCTTGCAGGCGTGATAACCCAGACGGACCTTGCGGCTCACCTAAGAAGCAAGCTGCTAATCGACGAGACCGTCAAGAGTATCGGTAATAACGACTAG
- a CDS encoding sensor histidine kinase, with amino-acid sequence MSQPAVDKISDINLIETMAAELNHDLSNPLMVFSNVLELIECDDFECTKQELKEHVKTMTVAANRLNIHIRTLAHFNSHSVRFKKDSVLKMIKKAVSHASISNSIQVHLPVEDVTIDMDAAQLETAIIILVTSAAQAMNNKGDIFLRLSECDEDVTLIVEDNGDGIPLELLPRLFEPTYLNRKIGPCLGLPACKRIIENHRGEITVRSTPFGTVFSLKLLKTIR; translated from the coding sequence ATGTCGCAGCCAGCAGTCGACAAAATCTCGGACATAAATCTGATTGAGACCATGGCTGCCGAGCTGAATCACGACCTCAGCAATCCATTGATGGTGTTTAGCAATGTCCTAGAACTGATCGAATGCGACGATTTTGAGTGTACCAAACAGGAGCTCAAAGAGCATGTCAAGACAATGACGGTTGCCGCAAACAGGCTGAACATCCACATCAGGACTCTGGCTCATTTTAACTCCCACAGCGTGCGTTTTAAGAAAGATTCCGTCTTGAAGATGATAAAAAAAGCAGTCAGCCATGCCAGCATTTCAAATTCAATACAGGTTCACCTGCCTGTAGAAGACGTAACAATAGACATGGACGCAGCGCAGCTTGAAACTGCAATAATAATTCTAGTCACCAGCGCGGCACAGGCCATGAACAACAAAGGGGACATTTTCTTAAGACTGTCAGAATGCGACGAGGACGTAACGCTGATTGTAGAGGATAACGGGGACGGCATACCGCTGGAGTTGCTGCCCAGATTATTTGAGCCCACATACCTGAACAGGAAGATCGGGCCGTGTCTTGGATTGCCTGCGTGTAAACGAATAATTGAAAATCACCGAGGAGAGATCACGGTGCGCAGTACACCGTTCGGTACCGTTTTTTCGTTAAAATTATTGAAAACAATCAGATAG
- a CDS encoding formate--phosphoribosylaminoimidazolecarboxamide ligase family protein produces the protein MIKPADIKKIIEDYSDFRIGVLGSHSALEIMDGAKDEGMQTVVICKKGRDVPYRRFQRIADEIVVVNEFKDMASAKMQKWLVDTKTIIVPHRALTAYLGYDAIENKFKVPIFGNRMLFQAEERSFPKNQYYLLEKSKIRLPRLFKDPKKIDRPAIVKVQEKTRKLERAFFTVSSYDDYKKKSEDRIKKGIIRREDLQKASIEELVLGTYMNFNYFYTPVSDQVDFIGIERRLQTNIHDFNALPARQQMDIDVDVQNIEVGHTPASIRESLLEKVIEMGDKFVAGVKKVYPPGIIGPFSLQSVITKDLELVVYDVSLRVPGNPIVATTSPYTKYQYGETFGIGRRIAMEIKKAHESGRLSEILT, from the coding sequence ATGATAAAGCCGGCAGACATCAAGAAGATCATCGAGGATTATTCGGATTTTAGAATCGGCGTGCTTGGGAGCCACTCTGCGCTTGAGATAATGGACGGCGCAAAGGACGAGGGGATGCAGACTGTTGTAATATGCAAAAAAGGTAGGGACGTCCCGTACAGGAGGTTCCAGAGGATTGCAGACGAGATAGTGGTTGTAAACGAGTTCAAGGACATGGCATCTGCAAAGATGCAGAAATGGCTAGTAGACACAAAGACCATCATCGTGCCACATCGCGCACTTACGGCATACCTTGGATACGATGCCATCGAAAACAAGTTCAAGGTTCCGATCTTTGGCAACAGGATGCTGTTTCAGGCAGAGGAACGCAGCTTCCCGAAAAACCAGTACTACTTGCTGGAAAAGTCAAAGATACGACTTCCAAGGTTATTCAAGGACCCAAAAAAGATAGACAGGCCGGCAATAGTCAAGGTACAGGAAAAGACAAGAAAACTAGAGCGCGCGTTCTTTACGGTGTCGTCATATGATGATTATAAGAAAAAATCAGAGGACAGGATCAAAAAAGGAATCATACGAAGAGAGGACCTGCAAAAGGCAAGCATTGAGGAGCTGGTCCTTGGAACATACATGAACTTTAACTATTTTTACACGCCGGTATCAGACCAGGTCGACTTTATTGGAATCGAGCGAAGACTTCAGACGAATATACACGATTTCAACGCGCTCCCGGCAAGGCAGCAGATGGACATCGACGTAGATGTACAGAACATCGAGGTAGGACACACTCCTGCAAGCATCAGGGAGTCGCTTCTAGAGAAGGTAATAGAGATGGGCGACAAGTTTGTTGCAGGGGTGAAAAAGGTGTATCCGCCTGGAATAATCGGCCCGTTCTCGCTTCAAAGCGTCATAACAAAGGATCTCGAGCTTGTCGTATACGACGTCTCACTCAGGGTTCCTGGGAACCCGATTGTTGCCACGACCTCCCCATACACCAAATACCAGTACGGTGAGACGTTCGGAATCGGCAGGAGGATTGCAATGGAAATCAAAAAGGCGCACGAGTCAGGAAGGCTCTCAGAGATTCTTACCTAG
- a CDS encoding bifunctional nuclease family protein produces the protein MNIDQKQDPDYSNVKISYVGFIDPYALEGIIILQADDKKEFHMRAFSGEVARHIKSFVEGKRDGLPTIYNMIEQICEENELLLVKVKVYESGSVLRANLYFTGKKDLVLRNYRASDAVALAAFYNIPILVRKTLLKERVEA, from the coding sequence TTGAATATCGACCAAAAACAGGATCCCGATTACTCCAACGTCAAGATAAGCTATGTGGGATTCATCGATCCGTACGCCCTTGAGGGAATAATAATTCTCCAGGCAGACGACAAAAAAGAGTTCCACATGAGGGCGTTTTCAGGCGAGGTGGCAAGACACATCAAGAGCTTTGTGGAGGGAAAGCGCGACGGCCTGCCTACCATATACAACATGATTGAGCAGATATGTGAGGAAAACGAACTGCTTTTGGTAAAGGTAAAGGTGTATGAAAGCGGCAGTGTTCTGCGGGCTAACCTGTACTTTACCGGTAAAAAAGACCTAGTTCTGAGAAACTATCGCGCCTCCGACGCGGTGGCGCTTGCGGCATTTTACAACATACCAATTCTTGTGCGAAAGACGCTGCTCAAGGAAAGAGTGGAAGCCTAG
- a CDS encoding SRPBCC family protein — MPKIVLEKIIRAERQHVFDIVANYENFQKIMPQYFTSVRIRSVRDNTAVVEEHLQLGSRELIMMTKHVTKYPETHEVFVVGGDGKGSHFVETFAKVPEGTKLTVHADIKLKGMLVIAGAFAKKRITSEFGKIIDEFARIAEQS; from the coding sequence TTGCCAAAGATAGTTCTGGAGAAAATAATCCGAGCCGAAAGGCAGCATGTGTTTGACATTGTGGCAAACTATGAGAACTTTCAAAAGATAATGCCACAATACTTTACGTCGGTTCGAATCCGCTCCGTGCGGGACAACACCGCAGTGGTGGAAGAGCACCTGCAGCTGGGGTCTAGGGAGCTTATCATGATGACAAAACATGTCACAAAATATCCTGAAACGCACGAGGTGTTTGTCGTAGGTGGTGACGGAAAGGGGAGTCATTTCGTCGAAACGTTCGCAAAAGTGCCTGAAGGAACCAAACTGACGGTTCATGCCGACATCAAACTAAAGGGAATGTTGGTGATTGCCGGGGCATTTGCAAAGAAGAGGATCACTAGCGAGTTTGGGAAGATAATTGACGAATTTGCCAGAATTGCAGAGCAGTCCTAG
- a CDS encoding UbiX family flavin prenyltransferase translates to MKLVIGITGSTGVIYGVRALEVLRECGVETHLVITEWAKKCLAMETNYTLDDVKNLATQYSDDANLASGISSGTYKTDGMIVIPCSMKTLSSIANGYDETLVARAAGVTLKESRRLVMVPRETPLTAINLENMLKLARLGVVILPPVPGFYTKPKSIDEIVDHTVGKCLDQFSIEHNLYKRWGQ, encoded by the coding sequence ATGAAACTGGTAATTGGAATCACCGGCAGCACCGGCGTAATCTACGGAGTCCGGGCACTCGAGGTGCTCAGAGAATGCGGGGTGGAGACGCACCTTGTGATTACCGAATGGGCAAAAAAATGCCTTGCGATGGAGACCAATTACACACTGGACGACGTAAAGAATCTGGCAACGCAGTATTCGGATGACGCAAACCTGGCGTCCGGAATATCTAGCGGCACGTACAAGACGGACGGGATGATTGTAATTCCGTGCAGCATGAAGACACTGTCCAGTATAGCAAACGGGTATGATGAGACGCTTGTGGCTCGTGCCGCAGGGGTCACACTAAAGGAGTCAAGGCGGCTGGTGATGGTGCCACGCGAGACGCCACTTACCGCAATAAACCTGGAGAACATGCTAAAGCTTGCAAGACTTGGAGTCGTAATACTCCCGCCAGTTCCGGGATTTTATACCAAGCCAAAGTCGATTGATGAGATAGTTGATCACACCGTCGGCAAGTGCCTAGACCAGTTCTCAATTGAACACAATCTGTACAAAAGATGGGGTCAGTAG
- a CDS encoding 2'-5' RNA ligase family protein yields MTYSIWLAPSTQDGKYVKKMIRNLAKEYGAPMFLPHITVYGGITRRSAAIDAVLSCKGLPKLTVRANAIRTSDYLWKTLYLDIKPNARLCKIHQTCKQVLGRHVGYEFKPHMSLMYKKMDRTTKAGIAKNLKIKRTYLFDRMVLIQSSSKVSEWKVITSARLS; encoded by the coding sequence ATGACCTATTCAATATGGCTGGCACCTTCAACGCAGGATGGAAAATACGTAAAAAAGATGATCCGCAATCTTGCAAAAGAGTACGGGGCACCAATGTTTCTGCCGCACATCACAGTATATGGCGGAATCACAAGGCGCTCTGCCGCAATTGACGCAGTACTCAGTTGCAAGGGACTGCCGAAGCTGACCGTCCGTGCAAACGCAATTAGGACGTCTGACTATCTGTGGAAGACACTATACCTTGACATCAAGCCAAATGCAAGACTATGCAAAATACATCAAACGTGCAAACAGGTACTGGGCAGACACGTCGGGTACGAATTCAAGCCGCACATGAGCCTCATGTACAAAAAAATGGACAGAACAACAAAGGCAGGCATCGCAAAAAACCTCAAGATAAAGCGGACGTACTTGTTTGACAGGATGGTGCTTATCCAATCCTCAAGCAAGGTTTCTGAGTGGAAAGTGATTACAAGTGCTCGTCTAAGCTGA